The following proteins are co-located in the uncultured Draconibacterium sp. genome:
- the hemE gene encoding uroporphyrinogen decarboxylase, which translates to MEKGIFVRTLEGEKTERPPVWFMRQAGRVLPSYLEMRKDYSFKELMRDPELAAKVTLLPIYDLGVDAAILFSDILVIPEALGMELAFTDSGPRFTTALKDVANPVKSLNADASKLEYIYDVIDKIQVTKPAGIPLIGFCGAPFTTLCYMVQGLGTNHTFPDAVSLLYKDKKLAKQLLSAITDLSIEYALNQVKHGIAAFQIFETHAGLIPSDLYMELIMPFVRKISAAVMNAGVPTIFLPKGLGVGLTQLQPGDADIISIDWQVPIKEARKMVPKEMGLQGNLDPRILLADQKVIENKLEEYLSFGAEESNWIFNVGHGFIPGIPVENAKFVVDWIKKANWNR; encoded by the coding sequence ATGGAAAAGGGAATTTTTGTAAGAACACTTGAGGGAGAAAAAACGGAAAGACCACCGGTGTGGTTTATGCGTCAGGCAGGAAGAGTATTACCATCGTATCTGGAAATGCGCAAGGACTATAGTTTTAAGGAATTGATGCGCGATCCGGAGCTGGCTGCAAAAGTAACCTTGCTCCCCATTTACGACCTTGGAGTGGATGCTGCAATCCTTTTTTCCGACATACTTGTTATTCCTGAAGCGCTTGGCATGGAACTGGCATTTACCGATTCGGGGCCTCGTTTTACCACTGCGTTGAAAGACGTTGCAAATCCGGTAAAATCCCTGAATGCCGATGCATCGAAACTGGAATACATTTATGATGTCATCGATAAAATTCAGGTAACAAAACCTGCCGGTATTCCGCTAATCGGATTCTGCGGTGCACCTTTTACAACACTGTGTTACATGGTGCAGGGTTTGGGAACCAACCACACTTTCCCCGATGCGGTTTCCTTGTTGTACAAGGACAAAAAACTGGCAAAACAACTCCTGAGTGCAATTACCGATCTGTCTATTGAATACGCTTTAAACCAGGTAAAACACGGCATAGCCGCTTTCCAGATTTTTGAAACCCATGCGGGACTAATTCCTTCGGATTTGTACATGGAACTGATTATGCCTTTTGTTCGAAAGATTTCGGCTGCTGTGATGAATGCAGGAGTCCCAACCATATTTTTACCCAAAGGTTTGGGAGTTGGATTAACACAACTGCAACCCGGCGATGCCGACATTATTAGCATCGACTGGCAAGTACCAATTAAGGAAGCCCGGAAAATGGTTCCTAAGGAAATGGGACTTCAGGGAAATTTGGATCCGCGTATTTTATTAGCCGACCAGAAAGTTATCGAAAACAAACTGGAAGAATACCTTTCATTTGGCGCAGAAGAAAGCAACTGGATTTTTAACGTTGGACATGGATTTATTCCAGGCATCCCGGTTGAAAATGCCAAATTTGTAGTCGACTGGATTAAAAAAGCAAACTGGAACAGATAA
- the cysI gene encoding assimilatory sulfite reductase (NADPH) hemoprotein subunit gives MTDIINWKELSEVEKLKYDSNYLRGTLVESLADPITGAIADGDTQISKFHGMYLQWDRDLDKERKRQKLEPAFSFLIRLRMPGGRFTPEQWLKMDALADKYANNTLKLTTRQTFQLHGVLKKNLKKTIQEMNDSLMDTIAACGDVNRNVMSHANPAESPFHSEVIDLAKKVSEHLLPNTTAYHEIWLDKKLIADSKTDVEPLYGDRYLPRKFKIGIVIPPNNDSDVFSQDLGFIAIVEKAKIVGYNVSVGGGFGSTFGMPETYPRTGTIIGFCTPVQVVDVAEKVLLTQRDNGNRKNRKQARLKYTIDRMGVEVFTAEVEQRLGYKLESARAFKFDRNGDDFGWKKGTDEKWHLTYFVEGGRVKDNGNQNIKTALREVAKISDGDFILTGNQNLIVSGVSETVKKKVDTILKKNGVAPSELSGLRKNSIACVALPTCPLAFAEAERYLPTLISKVELILNEFNLFKEEIVIRMTGCPNGCGRPYLAEIGLIGKSPGYYNLYLGGSFEGTRLNTLYRETIPEEEILTELRMLIADFAENRSNGEHFGDFVIRNEYVKEIKEGKDFKH, from the coding sequence ATGACCGATATTATTAACTGGAAGGAACTTTCAGAAGTGGAAAAACTAAAGTACGACAGCAATTATTTGCGTGGTACTTTAGTTGAAAGTTTAGCAGATCCAATCACCGGGGCAATTGCCGATGGCGATACCCAAATCTCAAAGTTTCATGGCATGTATTTGCAGTGGGACCGCGATTTAGACAAAGAGCGTAAACGGCAAAAACTGGAGCCGGCATTTTCGTTTCTTATTCGTTTAAGAATGCCCGGCGGACGTTTTACCCCGGAACAATGGCTAAAAATGGATGCACTTGCCGACAAATATGCCAACAACACTCTAAAACTCACAACACGTCAAACTTTTCAGTTGCATGGTGTTTTAAAAAAGAACCTGAAAAAGACCATTCAGGAAATGAATGATAGTTTGATGGATACCATTGCGGCTTGTGGCGATGTGAATCGGAATGTGATGAGTCATGCAAACCCGGCTGAATCTCCGTTTCATTCAGAGGTGATTGATTTGGCAAAGAAAGTAAGTGAGCATTTATTGCCGAATACCACTGCTTATCACGAAATATGGCTCGACAAAAAATTGATTGCAGATAGCAAAACTGATGTTGAACCCTTGTATGGCGACCGGTATTTGCCCCGAAAATTTAAAATCGGAATTGTAATTCCGCCCAATAACGATTCAGATGTGTTTTCGCAGGATTTGGGATTTATTGCCATTGTGGAAAAAGCTAAAATTGTGGGTTACAATGTATCGGTTGGCGGTGGATTTGGTTCAACATTTGGAATGCCTGAAACCTATCCCCGAACCGGAACAATAATTGGTTTTTGTACGCCCGTGCAGGTTGTTGATGTTGCCGAAAAAGTTCTTCTGACACAACGGGATAACGGAAACCGAAAAAACCGGAAACAGGCTCGCCTTAAATACACAATCGACCGAATGGGAGTTGAGGTTTTTACCGCTGAAGTGGAGCAACGTTTGGGGTACAAGCTAGAGTCTGCAAGAGCGTTTAAGTTCGATCGCAACGGCGATGATTTTGGCTGGAAAAAAGGAACCGATGAAAAATGGCACTTAACGTATTTTGTTGAAGGTGGACGTGTGAAAGATAACGGCAACCAAAACATTAAAACAGCGCTGCGCGAAGTTGCCAAAATTAGTGACGGCGATTTTATTCTTACCGGAAACCAGAACCTGATTGTAAGTGGCGTTTCCGAAACGGTAAAAAAGAAGGTAGACACGATTTTGAAAAAGAATGGAGTTGCGCCATCTGAACTTTCCGGACTGCGTAAAAACTCAATTGCTTGTGTGGCACTACCAACGTGTCCGTTGGCATTTGCCGAGGCCGAACGCTATTTGCCTACTTTGATATCAAAAGTTGAACTCATTCTGAATGAATTTAATCTCTTTAAAGAAGAAATAGTAATTCGTATGACGGGCTGCCCCAATGGCTGTGGGCGACCTTATCTGGCAGAAATCGGCTTGATCGGAAAATCTCCGGGCTATTATAATTTGTACCTGGGAGGAAGTTTTGAGGGAACACGCTTGAATACGCTGTACCGCGAAACCATTCCGGAAGAAGAGATTCTGACAGAATTACGAATGTTAATTGCAGATTTTGCGGAGAACAGATCGAATGGAGAACACTTTGGCGATTTTGTCATCCGTAACGAATATGTGAAGGAAATTAAAGAGGGGAAAGATTTTAAACACTAA
- the hemL gene encoding glutamate-1-semialdehyde 2,1-aminomutase, giving the protein MQFSKSIEAFQQAQKSIPGGVNSPVRAFKSVKLNPVFIESAKGACIIDIDGNKFTDFVASWGPLIFGHAHEKIVAAINEAALKGTSYGAPTTYETEMAELIVEMVPSVEKVRMVNSGTEATMSAIRLARGYTGREKILKFVGNYHGHGDSFLIKAGSGAITLGLPDSPGVTAGNAKDTLLANYNDLDSVEKIFAEEGKNIAAIIVEPVAGNMGVVVPGKGFLEGLREITTQNGALLIFDEVITGFRLAKGGAQEYFGVMPDITTLGKIIGGGLPVGAYGGKKEIMDQLAPVGPVYQAGTLSGNPLAMAAGSTMLKLILNTPDFYSELERKAKKLHEGILNNLKTTGIKGVVNRVGSMMTLFFTDEEKVSSFDEAMNSNTDWYAQYFKLSLESGIYIAPSQFECLFVSYAHSDEDIDNIINANLNALKKLKD; this is encoded by the coding sequence ATGCAGTTTTCAAAAAGTATAGAAGCTTTTCAACAAGCTCAAAAATCGATACCCGGCGGGGTGAACTCTCCGGTTCGGGCCTTTAAAAGCGTAAAATTAAATCCTGTTTTTATCGAAAGTGCCAAAGGTGCATGCATTATTGATATCGATGGAAATAAATTCACTGATTTTGTTGCATCGTGGGGACCGCTGATTTTTGGGCATGCGCACGAAAAAATTGTTGCTGCAATAAATGAAGCGGCACTAAAAGGAACCAGTTACGGTGCACCAACAACCTACGAAACCGAAATGGCCGAGTTGATTGTTGAGATGGTACCTTCGGTTGAAAAGGTTAGAATGGTAAATTCGGGCACAGAAGCAACAATGAGCGCAATCCGTTTGGCTCGCGGTTATACCGGTCGCGAAAAAATACTAAAGTTTGTGGGCAACTACCACGGACACGGCGATAGTTTTCTGATTAAAGCCGGTTCGGGAGCAATCACTTTGGGATTACCCGATAGTCCGGGAGTAACTGCAGGAAATGCAAAAGACACTTTGCTGGCCAACTACAACGATCTGGATTCTGTTGAGAAGATATTTGCTGAAGAAGGTAAAAACATTGCGGCAATAATTGTTGAACCGGTTGCAGGAAACATGGGCGTTGTTGTACCAGGAAAAGGATTCTTGGAAGGGCTCCGTGAGATTACAACACAAAACGGTGCACTTCTTATTTTCGATGAAGTAATTACCGGTTTTCGTTTGGCCAAAGGTGGCGCACAGGAATATTTTGGTGTGATGCCCGATATTACCACTCTGGGTAAAATTATTGGTGGAGGTTTGCCGGTGGGCGCTTATGGTGGTAAAAAAGAAATTATGGATCAGCTGGCTCCGGTCGGACCAGTTTACCAGGCCGGAACGTTATCGGGAAATCCGCTAGCCATGGCTGCCGGAAGCACCATGCTTAAGTTAATTCTGAACACTCCGGACTTTTATTCCGAACTGGAAAGAAAAGCCAAAAAATTACATGAAGGAATTTTAAATAACCTTAAAACAACGGGAATTAAAGGTGTTGTAAACCGCGTTGGTTCAATGATGACACTGTTTTTTACGGACGAAGAAAAAGTGAGCTCATTTGATGAAGCAATGAATTCGAACACCGATTGGTATGCACAATACTTCAAACTCTCGCTTGAAAGTGGGATTTACATTGCACCATCGCAGTTTGAGTGTTTGTTTGTGTCGTACGCTCACAGCGATGAAGATATTGACAACATAATCAACGCCAATTTAAACGCGTTAAAAAAACTAAAAGATTGA
- the cobA gene encoding uroporphyrinogen-III C-methyltransferase produces the protein MENTGKVYIVGAGPGPADLLTVKAFNCIKQADVILYDALISRDVRELFPESAELIFVGKRAGDGIDVTERQNSIHKKLVQHAQMGKVVVRVKSGDPMIFSRGAEETSFLQEHNILFELVPGISAFNAASAEFGIPLTDRRGSNSLHLLSGRDVMGKLLSVNQLLSIVENRGTAVIYMGTKVLEEIYEALDSIHRETIHTTIVSRSGRSDSAMYQGNLQEMVRLNEESPIKTPALIYLRKEE, from the coding sequence ATGGAAAATACAGGAAAAGTATACATTGTAGGAGCGGGGCCCGGGCCGGCAGATCTGTTGACGGTTAAAGCATTTAACTGCATAAAACAAGCCGATGTGATTTTGTACGATGCATTGATTTCGCGCGATGTTCGGGAGCTCTTTCCGGAAAGTGCGGAACTTATATTTGTTGGTAAACGCGCCGGCGATGGAATTGATGTTACCGAACGACAAAACTCAATTCATAAAAAATTAGTGCAACATGCGCAAATGGGGAAGGTGGTTGTTCGTGTTAAATCCGGCGATCCGATGATTTTTAGCCGGGGTGCCGAGGAAACTTCTTTTTTGCAGGAGCATAACATTTTATTTGAACTTGTTCCTGGAATTTCGGCTTTTAACGCTGCATCTGCTGAATTTGGAATTCCTTTAACCGATCGCCGCGGGAGTAATTCTCTGCACCTGCTTTCGGGGCGCGATGTGATGGGAAAACTTTTAAGCGTGAATCAATTGCTAAGTATTGTTGAGAACAGGGGAACCGCAGTAATTTATATGGGAACAAAGGTACTGGAAGAAATTTATGAAGCACTTGATTCAATTCACCGCGAAACCATTCACACTACTATTGTATCACGGTCGGGGCGTAGTGATTCTGCAATGTACCAGGGAAATCTTCAGGAGATGGTTCGGCTAAACGAGGAAAGTCCGATTAAAACACCCGCATTAATTTATTTAAGAAAGGAAGAGTAA
- the hemC gene encoding hydroxymethylbilane synthase: MKNTIRIGTRGSKLALYQAYRVKESLEQKFPEKQFEIVIVKTKGDKILDVPLSKIGDKGLFTKELEVAMFNNEIDMAVHSLKDLPTVFPEGTKLGAVLERGTVNDALVSRNHLKISEFTSEHTVATSSLRRKAQLLKLNPNLNIVEIRGNVNTRIRKMEEGYCDAMIMAAAGLQRLEMDAYITEIIEPEVMIPACGQGAMAIEIKDNDPEIEKLVSAINHEETMITSSAERAFLNTLEGGCQIPVGSTCQINGNLVKITGFVSSIDGSNFLKESANGPVENAKQIAIDLAKKLFAAGGKQILDSIRTENFPEQKVELPLQDKIIISTRPADASDDLPQLLQNAGSKVVSLPMIQIESAGLSSDEVIKLKNLEQFNWVIFTSKNGVASFFKQLIEINGNTTLPASLKIAVVGEKTAAELDYYGYAPFLSGEKNTSENLLNELIGKYNPQAQNILLPIGNLADNSIQNRLSPANKVTRINIYSTVKPATADQKIMDLVTNNSYDLIVFTSPSTFNNFCYFYGTANLSKLKIASIGTTTTSAIEAMGVAPLITAEKSNAGGLYQSIIEYYKRK, from the coding sequence ATGAAAAACACAATTCGCATTGGCACACGAGGCAGTAAACTTGCCTTGTATCAAGCTTATCGGGTAAAAGAATCGCTGGAGCAAAAATTCCCTGAGAAACAATTTGAAATTGTAATTGTAAAAACCAAAGGCGACAAAATTTTGGATGTGCCGCTTTCGAAAATTGGCGACAAAGGCCTTTTTACAAAAGAACTGGAAGTGGCCATGTTCAACAACGAAATTGATATGGCCGTGCACAGTTTAAAAGACCTGCCAACCGTTTTTCCGGAAGGTACAAAACTGGGAGCGGTTCTCGAGCGGGGCACAGTAAACGATGCCTTGGTGAGTAGAAATCATCTGAAAATTTCGGAATTTACTTCTGAACATACAGTGGCTACTTCGAGTCTGCGACGTAAAGCACAGCTTTTAAAGTTAAATCCGAATTTAAATATTGTTGAAATCAGGGGCAATGTAAATACCCGAATCCGTAAAATGGAAGAAGGCTATTGCGACGCAATGATTATGGCTGCTGCCGGATTGCAACGCCTGGAAATGGATGCGTACATTACAGAAATTATTGAACCTGAAGTTATGATTCCGGCTTGCGGACAGGGTGCCATGGCAATCGAAATAAAAGATAACGATCCGGAAATTGAAAAACTGGTGAGCGCCATTAATCATGAAGAAACCATGATTACCAGTTCGGCAGAACGTGCCTTTTTAAATACTTTGGAAGGCGGTTGCCAGATTCCGGTTGGAAGTACATGCCAAATCAACGGCAACCTGGTAAAAATTACAGGCTTTGTTTCCAGCATCGATGGAAGTAACTTTTTAAAAGAATCGGCAAACGGACCGGTTGAAAATGCCAAACAAATCGCTATCGATCTGGCTAAGAAATTATTTGCCGCAGGAGGGAAACAAATACTAGATTCCATTCGAACAGAAAACTTCCCGGAGCAAAAAGTTGAACTTCCGTTACAAGATAAAATTATAATATCTACTCGCCCGGCTGATGCCAGCGACGATCTTCCGCAGCTCTTACAAAATGCCGGAAGCAAAGTTGTTTCCCTGCCCATGATTCAAATTGAGTCTGCCGGTTTAAGCTCTGACGAAGTGATAAAGCTTAAAAATCTGGAGCAATTTAACTGGGTAATTTTTACAAGTAAAAACGGGGTGGCTTCATTTTTCAAACAACTGATCGAGATTAATGGAAATACCACTTTGCCTGCTTCATTAAAGATTGCAGTAGTTGGAGAAAAAACAGCAGCCGAACTCGATTATTACGGTTACGCACCTTTCCTTTCGGGCGAAAAGAACACTTCGGAAAACTTACTAAACGAACTGATTGGCAAATACAATCCACAGGCACAGAATATATTGTTGCCCATTGGAAACCTGGCTGACAATTCCATTCAGAACCGACTATCACCGGCCAACAAAGTTACCCGAATAAACATTTACAGCACAGTAAAACCTGCAACTGCAGATCAAAAAATAATGGACCTTGTAACAAACAACAGCTACGATCTGATTGTTTTTACAAGTCCGTCTACCTTCAATAATTTCTGTTATTTTTATGGAACCGCGAATCTTTCGAAATTAAAAATTGCAAGTATCGGAACAACTACAACATCCGCCATTGAAGCAATGGGAGTTGCGCCATTAATTACTGCTGAAAAATCGAATGCCGGGGGTCTTTATCAATCAATTATTGAATACTATAAACGAAAGTAA
- the hemB gene encoding porphobilinogen synthase: protein MMFPETRLRRLRYNTVLRNMVTETKLSLDDLVMPLFVCAGTNVRNPISSMPGNYQLSVENLVEECKKVYASGVKAVLLFGIPAEKDEDGTVACQHNGIVQQAIRAIKAELADLYIIADVCNCEYTTHGHCGTIIDGDVDNDSTLETLAAQSVSLAEAGADMIAPSDMMDGRVGRIREALDDNKFEKIPIMAYSAKYASGFYGPFREAAESAPKFGNRSTYQMNPANSDEALREVELDIAEGADIVMVKPALSYLDVIYRVKTEFKMPTAAYNVSGEFSMLKAAEEKDWIDGARVMMEILTSIKRAGADIIITYSAVEAANILNGIK from the coding sequence ATGATGTTTCCAGAAACAAGGTTAAGAAGATTAAGATACAATACAGTATTGCGCAACATGGTAACCGAAACCAAATTATCGCTTGATGATCTGGTAATGCCACTTTTTGTTTGCGCCGGCACCAATGTCAGAAATCCGATCAGTTCGATGCCCGGCAACTATCAGTTATCGGTTGAGAACCTGGTTGAAGAATGCAAAAAGGTGTATGCTTCGGGAGTTAAAGCGGTACTTCTATTTGGTATTCCGGCCGAGAAAGACGAAGACGGAACAGTGGCTTGTCAACACAACGGAATTGTACAACAGGCCATTCGTGCCATTAAAGCTGAACTGGCTGACTTATACATTATTGCTGATGTTTGCAACTGCGAATACACCACACACGGACATTGCGGCACAATAATAGATGGCGACGTTGACAACGACAGCACGCTGGAAACACTGGCTGCACAATCGGTTTCGCTGGCAGAAGCAGGTGCCGACATGATTGCTCCGAGCGATATGATGGACGGACGTGTGGGAAGAATCCGGGAAGCACTCGACGATAATAAATTTGAGAAAATTCCGATTATGGCCTACTCGGCAAAGTACGCATCCGGATTTTACGGTCCGTTCAGAGAAGCCGCCGAGAGTGCTCCAAAATTTGGAAACCGGTCGACTTATCAAATGAATCCGGCCAACTCAGACGAAGCGCTTCGCGAAGTGGAACTCGACATTGCAGAAGGAGCCGATATTGTAATGGTGAAACCTGCCCTGTCGTACCTCGATGTAATTTACCGGGTAAAAACTGAATTTAAAATGCCAACAGCGGCCTACAATGTAAGTGGCGAATTTTCGATGTTAAAAGCTGCTGAAGAAAAAGACTGGATCGACGGTGCACGTGTAATGATGGAAATTCTGACCTCGATAAAAAGAGCCGGAGCCGACATTATTATCACCTACTCAGCAGTTGAAGCAGCAAATATTTTAAACGGAATTAAGTAA
- the hemA gene encoding glutamyl-tRNA reductase, translating to MIGLLGLNHKTAPIKVREKFVFCEEDVKRFVPQLIEIGLNGAIVVSTCNRTEIYFDYSGKNIQSFTDTIEDKLFEWRRADKSVSTHFYRKYQEEASKHLFRVASGLDSMALGEYQIVGQLKDAFAIAEKHQVNSSTLIRLFNKAFEAGKKVRTQTELSKGAVSISYAAVELANKKLHNLTSHPTLLVGAGQTGELTLQNLIKKGCDKFTIINRTFEKACELADRHKGIAKDFSELENQLVVNDIVIASTASKKALITKEMVEKVMIERQNKPMFFVDLSVPHNIATDVNEVENVFLFDVDDLNAVVDETFGKRQGEIKKAEKIIAEVVSEFSDWQYTRNLTPTFQNISDNFQKINKTELEGFMKRQINNDGEDASLYADHITNKFIRLMIKNVKSITDNGRKKEYIELVNDLFNLAP from the coding sequence ATGATAGGATTACTTGGATTAAACCACAAAACAGCTCCAATTAAAGTTCGCGAAAAATTCGTTTTTTGTGAAGAGGATGTGAAGCGTTTTGTGCCACAACTAATCGAAATAGGTTTAAATGGTGCCATTGTTGTATCAACATGTAACCGCACCGAAATTTATTTTGACTACTCAGGAAAAAATATTCAAAGTTTTACAGATACAATTGAGGATAAACTTTTTGAATGGAGACGAGCGGACAAAAGTGTTAGTACACATTTTTACCGCAAGTACCAGGAAGAAGCCTCAAAACATTTATTTCGTGTAGCTTCGGGTCTCGACTCAATGGCACTTGGCGAATACCAGATTGTTGGTCAGCTTAAAGATGCGTTTGCCATTGCCGAAAAACACCAGGTAAACAGTTCTACTTTAATTCGTTTGTTTAACAAAGCATTCGAAGCCGGAAAAAAAGTTAGAACACAAACCGAACTTTCAAAAGGAGCAGTTTCGATAAGTTATGCAGCTGTTGAACTGGCCAATAAAAAATTACACAACCTTACTTCTCACCCGACATTGCTTGTTGGTGCGGGTCAAACCGGAGAACTTACTTTGCAAAACCTGATAAAAAAAGGGTGCGACAAGTTTACTATTATCAACCGTACTTTTGAGAAAGCCTGCGAATTGGCCGACCGCCACAAAGGTATTGCAAAAGATTTCTCGGAATTGGAAAATCAACTGGTTGTAAACGACATTGTAATTGCATCTACGGCATCGAAAAAAGCGCTAATCACAAAAGAGATGGTTGAAAAGGTGATGATCGAACGCCAAAACAAACCCATGTTTTTTGTCGATCTTTCGGTACCACACAACATTGCTACTGATGTGAACGAAGTGGAAAATGTTTTTCTGTTTGATGTGGACGATTTGAATGCAGTGGTTGACGAAACTTTTGGAAAACGTCAGGGAGAAATTAAAAAAGCAGAAAAAATTATTGCTGAAGTGGTTAGCGAATTTTCCGACTGGCAATACACACGTAACCTGACTCCAACATTTCAAAATATAAGCGACAATTTTCAAAAAATTAATAAAACCGAACTCGAAGGTTTTATGAAACGTCAGATTAATAATGACGGTGAAGACGCTTCGTTGTATGCCGACCACATCACCAACAAATTTATCCGTTTGATGATTAAAAATGTTAAATCGATTACTGATAACGGTCGCAAAAAAGAATACATCGAACTTGTTAACGACCTGTTCAACCTTGCTCCATGA
- a CDS encoding HAMP domain-containing sensor histidine kinase, giving the protein MKLLTKISLNFLSISLFIFLVGLIVFYFVLRQQVNENINIELEKRQTSIQNQMHSAHGAPSAPSGIEQKIVIEPISGEMLPQKSYSDTLIFDTETNRYIAYRQLQFITEINQQKYLVKIFKSHAETDNLIVRIILLMTVLVVALILGLLILNRHISQKTWKSFYFTINKIKNYDLNLHEDFLLQETDIKEFNDLNSVLTSMTERIKEDYYNLKEYTENASHELQTPIAVIISKMELLLQSEYLKEKELKTISDAYEASTKLSRLTNTLLLLSKIGNRQFPEVEKVDFKNIIENQLQDLEEVIDAKRITIQGPDNSHLTEMNPYLAEILISNLIKNAIRHNKKNGIISFSITEKQLLVANSGDEITGDPDQLFKRFYKASSSDSSVGLGLAIVQKICEVSGFNAVYSFENKMHNFTIHFEA; this is encoded by the coding sequence ATGAAGCTACTTACCAAAATAAGTTTAAACTTTCTTTCCATATCGCTATTTATTTTTCTGGTAGGATTGATTGTGTTTTATTTTGTGCTTCGTCAGCAGGTGAACGAAAACATAAACATTGAACTGGAGAAAAGGCAAACTTCCATTCAAAACCAGATGCATTCGGCACACGGAGCTCCATCGGCGCCATCGGGGATAGAACAAAAAATTGTAATTGAACCCATAAGTGGAGAAATGCTTCCACAGAAAAGTTATTCTGACACGTTGATTTTTGACACTGAAACCAACCGATACATCGCTTACCGCCAATTACAATTTATAACTGAAATAAACCAGCAAAAATATCTGGTTAAAATCTTCAAATCGCACGCCGAAACCGACAACCTCATTGTTCGGATTATTTTGTTGATGACTGTTTTAGTAGTGGCTCTAATTTTGGGACTATTAATATTAAACCGACACATTTCTCAAAAAACGTGGAAATCGTTTTATTTCACCATTAATAAAATAAAGAATTACGATTTAAACTTGCACGAAGATTTTTTGCTTCAGGAAACCGATATTAAAGAGTTTAACGACTTAAACAGCGTGCTGACTTCGATGACCGAAAGAATCAAAGAAGATTACTACAACCTGAAGGAATACACCGAAAATGCCTCGCACGAGTTGCAAACTCCCATTGCTGTAATTATTTCAAAAATGGAATTGTTGCTTCAGTCGGAATACCTTAAGGAAAAGGAATTAAAAACGATAAGCGATGCCTACGAAGCAAGCACAAAACTCTCTCGTTTAACCAACACTTTACTGCTACTTTCGAAAATTGGAAACCGGCAATTCCCCGAAGTGGAGAAAGTGGATTTCAAAAATATAATTGAAAATCAACTACAGGATCTGGAAGAGGTAATCGACGCTAAAAGAATCACAATTCAAGGACCCGACAACAGCCATTTAACTGAAATGAATCCTTATTTAGCTGAAATCCTGATTTCGAACCTGATTAAAAATGCCATCCGACACAACAAAAAAAACGGTATCATTTCATTTTCTATAACCGAAAAACAGTTGCTTGTTGCCAATAGCGGAGATGAAATCACGGGCGATCCTGACCAACTTTTTAAGCGTTTTTACAAAGCCTCCTCTTCCGATAGTTCTGTCGGTTTGGGTTTGGCAATTGTTCAAAAAATATGCGAGGTTTCAGGTTTTAATGCTGTCTATTCTTTTGAAAACAAAATGCACAATTTCACCATTCATTTTGAAGCTTAA